In Zingiber officinale cultivar Zhangliang chromosome 9B, Zo_v1.1, whole genome shotgun sequence, the genomic window AGATTTGCCTTGTGGCTAAAGTACAGCTACCACATGATGATCACTGTTAGTGGTGCTAATAGCATACGGGCTGGGTCACAAACCAAAAAGGATCCAGAAAGCGAAGGGAATAGACTAACATCTTCAGCAATATATGGTGTCagtggtgtgtgtgtgtggtttTGGTGGGGTGGGGAGGGGCGGTTGATTTTTCAATACGTACTGGTCACAAAATCCCAGAATGAAATTATTCTATTTTGTTTTACCTTGAAAGATGATCTGAAACATTTTGAGTCAGAAAAACACCAACAACCGAGTCCACAACTGAACCTTTCCACTTAGTGAAACGTCTGTCCCctataaaagaaatattagaagtaaaaaataaacaaatatagGAAATAAAGTATTGAAGGAGTCATGATTAGATTATGGTacaaacatgataaataaagagAACATTTGACATTATTGACTGTTTGATATGGCACAAATATGATAGATAAAGAGTACAAGTTATTGACTATATGATCTGCTCTGCACAATGTCTCCTTTTCATTTTTCACATATTTATGATGTCGATGTTCGCTGTCATAcccaagaaaatgagaagagaaggCACAGATTTTCACCAAATAATTCAATTAATGTTGGAAAAAGCTTGCATTTTTGTCACAAAGATACAATAGCACATCCTAGGCATCATATGAGAAGCCTCGACTGATGATTAGGGACTAAAATAATGAATATTAGTCCATGTAAAAATAATCATATTACAGTTTTGTTTTATTCAAATTGCTAATTTTGTTGTTAGaaattaaataaactttaaaCCATATATCATGTGGAACACTCTAAATccaaagaatttcaatgtttaataaACTTTAACAATTTGTCTATCATTGTGCTCCACAATTTAATATTCATTATATTATCTTTGTAATTCAGCAATACACCTATGTCAATATGTCAAACAACCAATATACCAGGAcaagatgtatatatatatatatataaccccaCAGTATTGAATAGTTAATGAGAGAAAGTTACCTTGGACAAGATGCATTCGAGCAATGAATGAATCTACACGCCCACGAAAAACTTGCCTTTCTACTTCCCACCATTTTTCTTTTTCAGCATTTGTACCCTGATCAGTGTCACCCCTTTCCTTTCCCATTAGAAGATTCCAGACCCTATTTGTCTCATGATCTAGATCAACCTTAGGGCGAGGGCGTCGTTTCTTGGTGAGATCAAATGGGCCCTCATATGGAATAATTACACCATCTCCAACATAAGGAACAATAGCATTTTGTATATTAGTAGGAACAATAGCATTTTGTATATTAGTTGGATCAAACTCAAAAACTCTAAGATCTCTCAACCTACAAGTGACATCATCCAACAAATTGGCATATGGTAATATCACATCTGAACTTAAACTATCTATACTCACAAGATTGGAACCTTGCTTACTGAAGTCCCCTGTAGAAAATATGGGTAGTTCCATAGTCTTTTGATCTGGACAACACCCAAAAGGTATCAACACTCCAGAAGTCACCCTTTGGCCTTGCAAATCCACATTATTTGTGTCTGTTATGTGAATTGCATTCTGAGCATCTTTATTCTTCCTGCTTCGTTTTCTTTTCGTTTCAACTTGATTTTCCGTGTATGTTCTAAGGTCAGGATTGTCACTAAGTCTCTCCTTAGGTCCAAGTATTTGTTGAGGAGTTGAGGAGTTGTTATGCACCAAAGCATTCAATCTTCCATGCCCTTTTCCAGGTTTCATCATATTGTTATGCTCCACCACAGAAGATGCATAAGTTACATTGTCTGGATTGAAATTCAGTTCTGATCTTGTAACCGTGTTGCCTTCAGAGTTTAGCTGGTTTTTAAGGTGAAATAAGTTTCTCACATAAGCCACAGATAAATTTATAGATGCATCCAAAGTCATACATGGCAAGGAAGAAGCAGCAGATGATGTGAATTTGTTCCCATTCTCTGCTCTCTGGTTATTAAAATTATGAGATAGATCTGAAGCATTGTGACttagacccttaaattcaacaagtTTCTCACCACCATTGGAGGCATGAGCATGTTCCTCAAGCATATCGCCAGTTCTTTTCTTCTGCTGCTGCAAATTTGATGCTAGCTGTGAATCCAAGTTTGGAGTGATGTTAaggaactttttcctagctagcTTTTTCAAATTTTCCCTAGTAGTAGGCTGAGGAGGTGTAGGCGGATTTAGTGTTGTACACCTATTGTGAATTTGGTCAATTCTAGTTGTTTCAACTCCACCAGGTTGAGGACTTGTCGTTAAAGTCAAACTCATGTGATCATTTGGCAGATAATCTATAGAGCTGTTGAGGCTAAATGGACTTACTGATGCTAAGTTGTCCATCACCTCCAGTGAGCCAGAATGAAGCATACTTACAGCTATATTTCTGTTAGAACTGTTGCCTGAAGGGCATGCAACTTGAACTAGAGGTTCTAGATTGCATGCAGATGCCACTGTTGATAATTTATCTGCATTTCTAGCTTCAGGAGGCCCTGATTCAAACACCAACCTTCTTCTAACTGATTTAGTCCCACATATATACTCTGGATCAGCAGTTCCACCTGGATTGCTGATTGAATAAAGTGAAGAGTTCTCATCCGTCATTACATGATTCCTCTTATGACATGAGTTGTTTCCTATATTATTTGAAGACCCTAAATCAGCATTACAGTGTGGTGCAGGAGTTTCACATTGTTTATTGCACAGGATCTCTGAAGAGGCTTGGGCATTCTTCCTTCTTACGTACTTCCGCTTCTGAGAGGGAGTTTTGGGCATGGGAGTGGCTGGTTTCGGTGTTCTGGCTGGTTTGCCTTCTTTAATGACCTTGGGTCTGTGTTTTTTTCTTTTAGGCTTCTGTTGTGGCATCTTGTTCAAGTCAAAATCACTGTTGTGCATCTTTCCTTCTGTCACTTGGTTCAGTCTTTGATCATAGCCTTCTTCAGATCTAACAACAGCCTCAAGTTCTGTCGATTGTTGAAGAGAGAGTAGTAACTCAGGTGGCATTTCCATTCCTGAATTTATTATAACTGGTAATGAAGTAGGTGGTGAGACAAACTCTGAAATGCCAAACTCCACTTGCTCTGCAGCTGGGGCTTGTGACATCCATGTATTGTTCCATTTATTTTGTACATTTGAACTATCATCTACCAGGTCGATGAATTGGAAGGGTGAATAATCTTGCACGAGTTTATTTTTCTCCAAACATACTGGTGTGCATGGATATGTTGTCCCGTTGTTTACACCCATGCTTATTGTTTTCCCCATCAACAAATTAGTAATGGGTGTCAAACTGTTAGCCAATCCATCTGCAAACACCCAACAAAATAAGTTCAATTTAAACATGAAAAATGGATTATCATCAAGGGTAAGAATTACTCACAGTTATGATGGTCTAGTTTCAGGAGAAAATCTTCATCAGGTGACGATGTGCTTGGAGTAGCAGCAACTTCAAAGTTGTTGCCTGAATGGAAAAATGGTGAATTGTTAGAGATGGCTGCTGCGTTTGCCAAGGCCATCAGATTTGTGTGAGGCGTCTGCTGCCATCCAACCGAAGATTCACCTATGGTCGCCATGCTTGGCGTCATACAGTAACTGCTGGTTCGGGGAACATAGACCTGGCTGGAATAACCCAATGCAGTTACTGAGGAACTCGATCCCGAAAAAGAGCTATGGCTGATGTCGCTGCCACCGCTGCCGCTCCCATTCCATATATCGAAGCAGGCCCTCTCCGACTTGCCGGGCACATGCTTTTCCGGCGTGATTGGAGCCCAAGGATTAGGGATCTCGTAACTAAGTGACTCCCAGAATGGACATCCTTGATTCAAGTCCATCCCTTTTCCAGGAGACAAACTCGGACCTTTCGCCTCAGTCTTCCGCGAGAGCTTCAGATCCCATGGCCTGAAACCTCGACGCAACAAATCTCAGACCTTATTACCCTCTCCACTGCAAGAGATATGAAGCCCCTGAATAAAGACAAAAGGAATCACGAAGTGAAAGATGGGATTTGGGGGGGTTTCTCGCTGTTGCTTCTCAGCCAGGCAAAGgcaaaagaagagaaagaaatggGAATAGTAAATACAAGATCACACCTGTATCTCCGCACTTAAATTCCAAAGAATCTAACACCACGGCTACAGCCCCATTTCCATCTCCCTCAGGGATTTCATGGCATAACGAGGAAATCTGCATCAATTTGACATCCAACAATAAAAACAGCCAACAGCGGAAAAAATCAacaaaaggaaaagggaaaataaTAGAAAGGGAGGAACAGGCAGTCCTCGTCACGCACTGTCAATGCATGAAGGTGATGATTTTACCGCTCGCGCGGGGAGAACCAAGCCGGCTCTGCCCGCCGGCATAGTGCTGCTTGACCATTGATGCTGAGGGACGATCTTGGAGGCGCACCGGCTGACGCTGCTTCGCTTCGATTGTGCTCCACAGAGGAAAGAGACggaggaaaagaggaagagagagagagattccCTTGCGCAGATAAAAGAGTACCGACGGGGTCGCATGCGCGAGGAAGTGCCGGATTAATATCAATGT contains:
- the LOC122022661 gene encoding protein ROS1A-like isoform X3, with protein sequence MDLNQGCPFWESLSYEIPNPWAPITPEKHVPGKSERACFDIWNGSGSGGSDISHSSFSGSSSSVTALGYSSQVYVPRTSSYCMTPSMATIGESSVGWQQTPHTNLMALANAAAISNNSPFFHSGNNFEVAATPSTSSPDEDFLLKLDHHNYGLANSLTPITNLLMGKTISMGVNNGTTYPCTPVCLEKNKLVQDYSPFQFIDLVDDSSNVQNKWNNTWMSQAPAAEQVEFGISEFVSPPTSLPVIINSGMEMPPELLLSLQQSTELEAVVRSEEGYDQRLNQVTEGKMHNSDFDLNKMPQQKPKRKKHRPKVIKEGKPARTPKPATPMPKTPSQKRKYVRRKNAQASSEILCNKQCETPAPHCNADLGSSNNIGNNSCHKRNHVMTDENSSLYSISNPGGTADPEYICGTKSVRRRLVFESGPPEARNADKLSTVASACNLEPLVQVACPSGNSSNRNIAVSMLHSGSLEVMDNLASVSPFSLNSSIDYLPNDHMSLTLTTSPQPGGVETTRIDQIHNRCTTLNPPTPPQPTTRENLKKLARKKFLNITPNLDSQLASNLQQQKKRTGDMLEEHAHASNGGEKLVEFKGLSHNASDLSHNFNNQRAENGNKFTSSAASSLPCMTLDASINLSVAYVRNLFHLKNQLNSEGNTVTRSELNFNPDNVTYASSVVEHNNMMKPGKGHGRLNALVHNNSSTPQQILGPKERLSDNPDLRTYTENQVETKRKRSRKNKDAQNAIHITDTNNVDLQGQRVTSGVLIPFGCCPDQKTMELPIFSTGDFSKQGSNLVSIDSLSSDVILPYANLLDDVTCRLRDLRVFEFDPTNIQNAIVPTNIQNAIVPYVGDGVIIPYEGPFDLTKKRRPRPKVDLDHETNRVWNLLMGKERGDTDQGTNAEKEKWWEVERQVFRGRVDSFIARMHLVQGDRRFTKWKGSVVDSVVGVFLTQNVSDHLSSSAFMSLAAKFPPKSRCTNSEYSDICAKHEDTSIICLDGISKMHGQTVDRQLQGTRSLVAGSKENVMGVSNDSPDRESGTPDTQIGCECVAEAEGRWAIEDVGSYQDSVVSSQDSSENAVQIIDHFGINSLSNIREEDLTIQSLCHGFDKSTSFTGLLNYVLDVSGNLSNNSPSILTPNINAQDTKRAETSSAALPLPHLFDDCSSSGLTVMEHLNEQTKRSMSQPDSDLSEMKKANTIELSSPNEHSADKITGVIYLQNSEAVPGTRTAIGLFPDACKNSLQPLSGAEAESCLRKLYYYPTSVQKELNEGLLGQSISQGCSLVSENCSIKLQPEDIKICENWSTKQAIELELQKKHYETLQKSQVWHDNKDPLEMSKSLQLDLKDDDALISNKASDETAKNKAKRKIDNERKKAYDWESLREEVYRVGSKEERDLDKMDSVDWEAVRSADVRKISETIRERGMNNILAERIKEFLNRLVRDHGSIDLEWLRQTEPDKAKDYLLSIRGLGLKSVECVRLLTLHHLAFPVDTNVGRIAVRLGWVPLQPLPESLQLHLLELYPILETVQKYIWPRLCKLDQRTLYELHYQMITFGKVFCTKTKPNCNACPMRGECKHFASAFASARLALPGPEEKSLVHISMPIASETNNEQIFSPRPVYQIEGIDGLHSITVPENCIPIIEEPATPEAECVQIEERAIEDAFYEDPDEIPAIKLNIEEFTHNLQNYMQAKNMEIQDVDMSKALVSISPEVASIPMPKLKNLLILCT
- the LOC122022661 gene encoding protein ROS1A-like isoform X2 — protein: MDLNQGCPFWESLSYEIPNPWAPITPEKHVPGKSERACFDIWNGSGSGGSDISHSSFSGSSSSVTALGYSSQVYVPRTSSYCMTPSMATIGESSVGWQQTPHTNLMALANAAAISNNSPFFHSGNNFEVAATPSTSSPDEDFLLKLDHHNYGLANSLTPITNLLMGKTISMGVNNGTTYPCTPVCLEKNKLVQDYSPFQFIDLVDDSSNVQNKWNNTWMSQAPAAEQVEFGISEFVSPPTSLPVIINSGMEMPPELLLSLQQSTELEAVVRSEEGYDQRLNQVTEGKMHNSDFDLNKMPQQKPKRKKHRPKVIKEGKPARTPKPATPMPKTPSQKRKYVRRKNAQASSEILCNKQCETPAPHCNADLGSSNNIGNNSCHKRNHVMTDENSSLYSISNPGGTADPEYICGTKSVRRRLVFESGPPEARNADKLSTVASACNLEPLVQVACPSGNSSNRNIAVSMLHSGSLEVMDNLASVSPFSLNSSIDYLPNDHMSLTLTTSPQPGGVETTRIDQIHNRCTTLNPPTPPQPTTRENLKKLARKKFLNITPNLDSQLASNLQQQKKRTGDMLEEHAHASNGGEKLVEFKGLSHNASDLSHNFNNQRAENGNKFTSSAASSLPCMTLDASINLSVAYVRNLFHLKNQLNSEGNTVTRSELNFNPDNVTYASSVVEHNNMMKPGKGHGRLNALVHNNSSTPQQILGPKERLSDNPDLRTYTENQVETKRKRSRKNKDAQNAIHITDTNNVDLQGQRVTSGVLIPFGCCPDQKTMELPIFSTGDFSKQGSNLVSIDSLSSDVILPYANLLDDVTCRLRDLRVFEFDPTNIQNAIVPTNIQNAIVPYVGDGVIIPYEGPFDLTKKRRPRPKVDLDHETNRVWNLLMGKERGDTDQGTNAEKEKWWEVERQVFRGRVDSFIARMHLVQGDRRFTKWKGSVVDSVVGVFLTQNVSDHLSSSAFMSLAAKFPPKSRCTNSEYSDICAKHEDTSIICLDGISKMHGQTVDRQLQGTRSLVAGSKENVMGVSNDSPDRESGTPDTQIGCECVAEAEGRWAIEDVGSYQDSVVSSQDSSENAVQIIDHFGINSLSNIREEDLTIQSLCHGFDKSTSFTGLLNYVLDVSGNLSNNSPSILTPNINAQDTKRAETSSAALPLPHLFDDCSSSGLTVMEHLNEQTKRSMSQPDSDLSEMKKANTIELSSPNEHSADKITGVIYLQNSEAVPGTRTAIGLFPDACKNSLQPLSGAEAESCLRKLYYYPTSVQKELNEGLLGQSISQGCSLVSENCSIKLQPEDIKICENWSTKQAIELELQKKHYETLQKSQVWHDNKDPLEMSKSLQLDLKDDDALISNKASDETAKNKAKRKIDNERKKAYDWESLREEVYRVGSKEERDLDKMDSVDWEAVRSADVRKISETIRERGMNNILAERIKEFLNRLVRDHGSIDLEWLRQTEPDKAKDYLLSIRGLGLKSVECVRLLTLHHLAFPVDTNVGRIAVRLGWVPLQPLPESLQLHLLELYPILETVQKYIWPRLCKLDQRTLYELHYQMITFGKVFCTKTKPNCNACPMRGECKHFASAFASARLALPGPEEKSLVHISMPIASETNNEQIFSPRPVYQIEGIDGLHSITVPENCIPIIEEPATPEAECVQIEERAIEDAFYEDPDEIPAIKLNIEEFTHNLQNYMQAKNMEIQDVDMSKALVSISPEVASIPMPKLKNIRTSRFTSSLRRVGCKRD